The Lactuca sativa cultivar Salinas chromosome 2, Lsat_Salinas_v11, whole genome shotgun sequence genome includes a window with the following:
- the LOC111916317 gene encoding GDSL esterase/lipase At5g33370 → MAISTSYGLSFTFILTIWVVASVCLRADARAFFVFGDSLVDNGNNNYLVTSARADSPPYGIDYPTHRPTGRFSNGLNMPDLISQRMGEEPTLPYLNPQLTGRRLLVGANFASAGIGILNDTGVQFVNIIRIPLQFEYFRQYQQRLSGLIGANQAKKLVKNAVVLMTLGGNDFVNNYYLVPYSARSRQYALPNYVRFIISEYKKILMKLYDLGARRVLVTGTGPLGCVPAELAQRSRNGECATELQKAAGLYNPQLNKMLSDLNSKIGSHVFISVNSKKMHSDFISDPGAFGFVSAKIACCGQGPYNGLGLCTPLSNLCDNRDLYAFWDAFHPSEKANKIIVEQMMTGSTEYMSPMNLSTILALDSQK, encoded by the exons ATGGCTATCTCTACATCATATGGTCTTTCCTTCACCTTCATTTTAACCATATGGGTAGTGGCATCAGTCTGTCTTAGGGCTGACGCTCGAGCGTTTTTTGTGTTTGGAGACTCACTAGTTGACAACGGAAACAACAACTACTTGGTTACATCTGCCCGAGCCGACTCACCTCCTTATGGCATTGATTACCCTACACACAGACCAACGGGCCGTTTCTCTAATGGCCTCAACATGCCTGACCTTATCA GTCAGCGCATGGGGGAGGAGCCCACATTGCCGTACTTGAACCCTCAACTTACCGGACGGAGGCTACTCGTTGGTGCTAATTTTGCGTCTGCAGGGATTGGAATACTTAATGACACCGGTGTCCAATTC GTGAATATAATTCGGATTCCGTTGCAGTTTGAATACTTTAGGCAGTATCAACAACGATTAAGCGGCCTTATAGGAGCGAACCAGGCTAAAAAGCTTGTAAAAAACGCGGTCGTTCTCATGACACTTGGTGGCAACGATTTTGTCAACAATTACTACTTGGTTCCTTACTCAGCTCGTTCTCGACAATATGCGCTACCTAACTATGTCCGTTTTATCATATCggaatacaaaaagattttaatG AAACTGTATGATTTGGGAGCTCGTAGGGTTCTTGTCACAGGAACTGGCCCGTTGGGGTGTGTGCCAGCGGAACTAGCCCAGCGCAGCCGGAATGGTGAATGTGCAACCGAACTTCAGAAAGCTGCAGGATTATATAACCCACAACTTAACAAAATGCTGAGTGATCTCAATAGCAAAATAGGCAGTCATGTATTCATCAGTGTGAACTCGAAGAAGATGCACTCCGACTTTATCAGTGATCCAGGAGCTTTTG GATTTGTGTCGGCAAAGATAGCATGCTGTGGACAAGGACCATACAATGGGCTGGGTCTATGCACCCCACTGTCAAACTTGTGCGATAACAGAGATTTGTATGCCTTTTGGGACGCATTCCATCCCTCGGAAAAAGCCAACAAGATTATCGTCGAGCAAATGATGACTGGTTCAACCGAATACATGAGTCCCATGAATCTAAGCACCATTTTGGCCTTGGATTCTCAGAAATAG